The Pseudomonas baetica genome includes a region encoding these proteins:
- a CDS encoding AGE family epimerase/isomerase — translation MDLFHPGFSSWLNAPAHQQWLAAEGVRLLDFAKAAKLPEGFGNLDERGQLPAHAQAETMNTARMTHSFAMAHIQGLPGFAELVDHGIAALRGPLRDALHGGWFAVAEHRDGNTGKNAYLHAFVALAASSAVVAQRPGAQALLDDAIDIIDTYFWSEEEGAMREFFNRDWSEEEAYRGANSNMHATEAFLALADVTEDPRWLIRAQRIVERVIHGHAAANGYMVIEHFDRNWQPLCEYNQDNPADGFRPYGTTPGHGFEWARLLLHLEAARVQAGMLTPGWLATDAQKLFEHNCRHGWNVDGAPGIVYTLDWNNQAVVRHRLHWTHAEASAAASALLKRTGDEQYETWYRLFWDFCEVNFIDRCDGSWHHELNPQNTPSADIWPGKPDLYHAWQAVLIPRLPLAPSMATALAQLSQSIPV, via the coding sequence ATGGATCTCTTCCACCCAGGCTTCAGCAGTTGGCTGAATGCCCCTGCCCACCAGCAATGGCTCGCCGCCGAAGGCGTGCGCCTGCTGGATTTCGCCAAGGCTGCAAAGCTGCCCGAAGGCTTTGGCAACCTCGACGAACGCGGCCAGTTGCCGGCGCACGCGCAGGCCGAAACCATGAACACCGCGCGCATGACGCACAGTTTCGCCATGGCCCACATTCAGGGCCTGCCGGGTTTTGCCGAGCTGGTCGATCACGGCATCGCAGCCCTGCGCGGGCCGTTGCGTGATGCCCTGCACGGTGGCTGGTTTGCAGTGGCTGAACACCGCGATGGCAACACCGGCAAGAACGCCTACCTGCACGCGTTCGTTGCACTGGCGGCGAGTTCCGCCGTGGTCGCACAACGTCCCGGCGCCCAGGCTTTGCTGGATGACGCCATCGACATCATCGACACGTATTTCTGGAGCGAAGAAGAGGGCGCCATGCGCGAATTCTTCAACCGCGACTGGAGCGAAGAAGAAGCCTATCGCGGTGCCAACAGCAACATGCACGCCACCGAAGCGTTTCTCGCCCTGGCCGATGTCACCGAAGATCCGCGTTGGCTGATACGTGCGCAACGCATTGTCGAGCGTGTGATCCACGGTCACGCCGCCGCCAACGGTTACATGGTCATCGAACACTTCGACCGAAACTGGCAGCCGCTGTGCGAGTACAACCAGGACAATCCGGCCGACGGTTTCCGCCCTTACGGCACCACGCCGGGCCATGGTTTTGAGTGGGCGCGGCTGTTGCTGCACCTTGAAGCCGCGCGGGTTCAGGCAGGCATGCTGACGCCAGGCTGGCTAGCCACCGACGCGCAAAAACTGTTCGAACACAATTGCCGTCACGGCTGGAACGTCGATGGTGCACCGGGCATCGTCTACACCCTCGACTGGAACAACCAAGCCGTGGTCCGCCATCGCCTGCACTGGACGCACGCCGAGGCCAGCGCCGCGGCCAGCGCTTTGCTCAAGCGCACCGGCGATGAGCAATACGAAACCTGGTACCGACTGTTCTGGGATTTTTGCGAAGTGAATTTCATCGACCGCTGCGACGGCAGCTGGCATCACGAACTCAATCCGCAAAACACTCCAAGTGCCGATATCTGGCCGGGCAAACCCGATCTGTATCACGCCTGGCAAGCGGTGCTGATTCCGCGCCTACCCTTGGCGCCGAGCATGGCCACTGCGCTGGCACAGTTGTCCCAGAGCATTCCTGTGTAA
- a CDS encoding ABC transporter substrate-binding protein: MNAISRLATVISVASLFPLAILPLSVSAAESKGSVEVVHWWTSGGEKAAVDVLKAQVEKDGFTWKDGAVAGGGGATAMTVLKSRAVAGNPPGVAQIKGPDIQEWASTGLLDTDVLKDVAKSEKWDSLLDKKVSDTVKYDGDYVAVPVNIHRVNWLWINPEVFKKAGIEKAPTTLEEFYAAGDKLKSAGFIPLAHGGQPWQDSTVFEAVVLSVMGVDGYKKALVDLDNAALTGPEMVKALTELKKVATYMDADGKGQDWNLEAAKVINGKAGMQIMGDWAKSEWTAAKKIAGKDYQCVAFPGTDKAFTYNIDSLAVFKQKDAGTAAGQKDIAKVVLGENFQKVFSINKGSIPVRIDMLNDMEKLGFDSCAQTAAKDFLADAKSGGLQPSMAHNMATTLAVQGAFFDVVTNYINDPKADPADTAKKLGAAIKSAK, encoded by the coding sequence ATGAATGCGATTTCTCGCCTCGCTACTGTCATTTCTGTCGCCTCCCTGTTCCCGCTCGCAATTCTGCCTCTCAGTGTTTCCGCTGCCGAATCCAAAGGTTCGGTGGAAGTCGTGCACTGGTGGACCTCCGGTGGCGAAAAAGCTGCCGTTGATGTGCTCAAGGCCCAAGTCGAAAAAGACGGTTTCACCTGGAAAGACGGCGCAGTCGCCGGTGGTGGCGGTGCGACTGCCATGACCGTGCTGAAAAGCCGTGCAGTTGCCGGCAACCCGCCAGGCGTTGCCCAGATTAAAGGCCCGGACATCCAGGAATGGGCGTCGACCGGCCTGCTCGACACCGACGTTCTGAAAGACGTTGCCAAGTCGGAAAAGTGGGACAGCCTGCTCGACAAGAAAGTCTCCGATACCGTGAAGTACGACGGTGATTACGTGGCCGTGCCGGTGAACATTCACCGTGTGAACTGGCTGTGGATCAACCCGGAAGTCTTCAAGAAAGCCGGCATCGAAAAAGCCCCGACCACCCTCGAAGAATTCTACGCCGCTGGCGACAAGCTCAAGTCTGCGGGCTTCATCCCGCTGGCTCACGGCGGTCAGCCTTGGCAGGACAGCACCGTGTTCGAAGCCGTTGTGCTCTCGGTCATGGGTGTTGATGGCTACAAGAAAGCCCTGGTCGATCTGGACAACGCTGCGCTGACTGGCCCGGAAATGGTCAAGGCCCTGACCGAACTGAAGAAAGTCGCGACCTACATGGACGCCGACGGCAAAGGCCAGGACTGGAACCTGGAAGCGGCCAAAGTCATCAACGGCAAGGCCGGCATGCAGATCATGGGTGACTGGGCCAAGTCCGAATGGACTGCCGCGAAGAAAATCGCCGGCAAGGATTACCAGTGCGTAGCCTTCCCGGGCACCGACAAGGCGTTCACCTACAACATCGACTCCCTCGCTGTGTTCAAGCAGAAAGACGCCGGCACTGCCGCGGGTCAGAAGGACATTGCCAAAGTCGTGCTGGGTGAAAACTTCCAGAAAGTCTTCAGCATCAACAAAGGCTCGATCCCGGTACGTATCGACATGTTGAACGACATGGAGAAACTCGGTTTCGACTCCTGCGCACAGACCGCTGCCAAGGACTTCCTGGCCGACGCCAAGTCCGGCGGTTTGCAGCCGAGCATGGCGCACAACATGGCGACCACGCTGGCCGTGCAAGGCGCGTTCTTTGACGTAGTGACCAACTACATCAACGACCCGAAAGCCGACCCGGCTGACACCGCCAAGAAACTCGGCGCGGCGATCAAGTCGGCCAAATAA
- a CDS encoding carbohydrate ABC transporter permease produces MSSVAVFSKASPFDALQRWLPKLVLAPSMFIVLVGFYGYILWTFVLSFTTSTFLPNYKWAGLAQYQRLFDNDRWWVASKNLALFGGMFIGITLVIGVLLAVFLDQRIRREGFIRTIYLYPMALSMIVTGTAWKWLLNPGMGLDKLLRDWGWEGFRLDWLIDPDRVVYCLVIAAVWQASGFIMAMFLAGLRGVDQSIIRAAQIDGASMPTIYWKVVLPSLRPVFFSAVMILAHIAIKSFDLVAAMTAGGPGYSSDLPAMFMYSFTFSRGQMGMGSASAILMLGAILAIIVPYLYSELRTKRND; encoded by the coding sequence ATGAGTTCTGTTGCTGTGTTCAGCAAAGCCTCGCCGTTCGATGCATTGCAACGCTGGCTACCGAAACTGGTGCTGGCGCCGAGCATGTTCATCGTGCTGGTGGGCTTTTATGGCTACATCCTGTGGACGTTCGTGCTGTCGTTCACGACCTCGACGTTCCTGCCCAACTACAAGTGGGCCGGTCTGGCGCAGTATCAGCGGCTGTTCGACAACGATCGCTGGTGGGTCGCGAGCAAGAACCTCGCGCTGTTCGGCGGCATGTTCATCGGCATCACCTTGGTGATCGGCGTGTTGCTGGCGGTGTTCCTCGACCAGCGTATCCGTCGTGAAGGTTTCATCCGCACCATTTACCTGTACCCGATGGCGCTCTCGATGATCGTGACCGGTACCGCGTGGAAATGGCTGCTCAACCCAGGCATGGGCCTGGACAAATTGTTGCGTGACTGGGGCTGGGAAGGCTTCCGTCTGGACTGGCTGATCGACCCGGATCGCGTGGTCTACTGCCTGGTGATTGCCGCTGTCTGGCAAGCCTCGGGCTTCATCATGGCGATGTTCCTCGCCGGCCTGCGTGGCGTTGATCAATCGATCATCCGTGCGGCGCAGATCGACGGCGCGAGCATGCCGACCATCTACTGGAAAGTGGTGCTGCCAAGCCTGCGTCCGGTGTTCTTCAGTGCGGTGATGATTCTGGCGCACATCGCAATCAAGAGCTTCGACCTGGTCGCGGCAATGACTGCCGGTGGCCCGGGTTACTCCTCCGATTTGCCGGCGATGTTCATGTACTCGTTCACCTTCAGTCGCGGCCAGATGGGCATGGGCTCGGCCAGTGCGATTCTGATGCTCGGTGCGATTCTCGCGATCATCGTGCCTTACCTGTACTCCGAGCTGAGGACCAAGCGTAATGACTAG
- a CDS encoding carbohydrate ABC transporter permease, with translation MTSLAAKPAISLSRIAIYAVLILAVLLYLVPLVVMLLTSFKTPEDISTGNLLSWPTVVSGIGWVKAWATVDGYFWNSIKITVPAVIISTAIGALNGYVLSFWRFRGSQLFFGLLLFGCFLPFQTVLLPASFTLGKMGLASTTTGLVFIHVVYGLAFTTLFFRNYYVSIPDALVKAARLDGAGFFTIFRRIILPMSTPIIMVCLIWQFTQIWNDFLFGVVFSSGDSQPITVALNNLVNTSTGAKEYNVDMAAAMIAGLPTLLVYVVAGKYFVRGLTAGAVKG, from the coding sequence ATGACTAGTCTCGCTGCCAAACCTGCGATCAGCCTGAGTCGCATCGCGATCTACGCGGTGCTGATCCTCGCCGTTCTGCTTTATCTGGTGCCGCTGGTGGTCATGTTGCTGACCAGCTTCAAGACCCCGGAAGACATCAGCACCGGCAACCTGCTGAGCTGGCCGACCGTGGTCAGCGGCATCGGCTGGGTCAAGGCCTGGGCCACGGTTGACGGGTACTTCTGGAACTCGATCAAAATCACCGTGCCGGCCGTAATCATCTCCACCGCCATTGGTGCGTTGAACGGTTATGTGCTGTCGTTCTGGCGCTTCCGGGGTTCGCAGTTGTTCTTTGGTCTGCTGTTGTTCGGCTGCTTCCTGCCGTTCCAGACCGTGCTGCTGCCAGCCTCGTTCACCCTCGGCAAGATGGGTCTGGCCAGCACCACCACCGGCCTGGTGTTTATCCACGTGGTTTACGGTCTGGCGTTCACCACGCTGTTCTTCCGTAACTACTACGTGAGCATTCCCGATGCACTGGTGAAGGCCGCACGTCTGGATGGCGCGGGTTTCTTCACGATTTTCCGCCGGATCATTCTGCCGATGTCGACGCCGATCATCATGGTCTGCCTGATCTGGCAGTTCACCCAGATCTGGAACGACTTCCTGTTCGGTGTGGTGTTCTCCAGCGGCGATTCGCAACCGATCACCGTGGCGCTGAACAACCTGGTCAACACCAGCACCGGCGCCAAGGAATACAACGTGGATATGGCAGCGGCGATGATCGCCGGCCTGCCGACCCTGCTGGTCTATGTGGTCGCAGGCAAGTATTTCGTGCGCGGGCTGACGGCCGGCGCAGTCAAGGGGTAA
- a CDS encoding ABC transporter ATP-binding protein, with protein MATLELRNVNKTYGAGLPDTLKNIELSIKDGEFLILVGPSGCGKSTLMNCIAGLETITGGAIMIGDQDVSGMSPKDRDIAMVFQSYALYPTMSVRENIEFGLKIRKMPQSAIDEEVARVAKLLQIEHLLNRKPGQLSGGQQQRVAMGRALARRPKIYLFDEPLSNLDAKLRVEMRTEMKLMHQRLKTTTVYVTHDQIEAMTLGDKVAVMKDGIIQQFGTPKDIYNDPANLFVASFIGSPPMNFIPLRLQRKDGRLLALLDSGQARCELPMGMQDAGLEDREVILGLRPEQIVLASGEGNGLPSIRAEVQVTEPTGPDTLVFVNLNDTKVCCRLAPDVAPQVGESLTLQFDPSKVLLFDAKTGERLGVAGQPQTDARSANVAQFKGR; from the coding sequence ATGGCTACGCTCGAACTTCGCAACGTAAACAAAACCTATGGTGCCGGCCTGCCGGACACCCTGAAGAACATCGAACTGTCGATCAAGGACGGTGAGTTCCTGATCCTTGTCGGCCCGTCGGGCTGCGGCAAGTCGACCCTGATGAACTGCATCGCGGGTCTGGAAACCATCACCGGCGGCGCGATCATGATCGGTGACCAGGACGTCAGCGGCATGAGCCCCAAGGATCGCGACATCGCCATGGTGTTCCAGTCCTACGCGCTGTACCCGACCATGAGCGTGCGCGAGAACATCGAGTTCGGCTTGAAGATTCGCAAGATGCCGCAGTCGGCAATCGACGAAGAAGTCGCCCGCGTGGCCAAGCTGTTGCAGATCGAACACCTGCTCAATCGCAAGCCGGGCCAACTCTCCGGTGGTCAGCAACAGCGCGTGGCGATGGGCCGTGCGCTGGCGCGTCGGCCGAAGATTTATCTGTTCGACGAACCGCTGTCCAACCTCGACGCGAAGCTGCGCGTCGAGATGCGCACCGAAATGAAACTGATGCACCAGCGCCTGAAAACCACCACGGTCTACGTGACCCACGACCAGATCGAAGCGATGACCCTAGGCGACAAGGTTGCGGTGATGAAGGACGGCATCATCCAGCAGTTCGGCACGCCGAAAGACATCTACAACGATCCGGCCAACCTGTTTGTGGCGAGCTTCATCGGTTCGCCGCCGATGAACTTCATTCCGCTGCGCCTGCAACGCAAGGACGGTCGTCTGCTGGCGCTGCTCGACAGTGGTCAGGCGCGTTGCGAGTTGCCGATGGGCATGCAGGACGCCGGGCTGGAAGATCGCGAAGTGATTCTCGGCCTGCGCCCGGAGCAGATTGTTCTGGCGAGCGGCGAGGGCAATGGCCTGCCGAGTATTCGCGCTGAAGTGCAGGTCACCGAGCCGACCGGTCCGGACACCTTGGTGTTCGTCAACCTGAACGACACCAAGGTCTGCTGCCGCCTGGCGCCGGACGTGGCGCCGCAGGTGGGCGAGAGCCTGACGTTGCAGTTCGATCCGTCGAAAGTGTTGTTGTTCGATGCCAAGACTGGCGAACGGCTGGGTGTTGCCGGTCAACCACAGACCGATGCGCGGTCTGCGAACGTGGCGCAATTCAAGGGCCGCTGA
- a CDS encoding carbohydrate porin, with the protein MKMKHVNARLICQVSAAAALVLAGNAMAADAFSSDSKWMTGDWGGERTKLIEQGIDIKADYVGEVGGNLNGGYNDDKTARYADQFGLGVALDLQKLWGWDNTQAKIQLTNRNGYNISNDRVGDPRAGTLSSSQEVYGRGHMVRLTQLWIQHQFFDNKLDVKAGYFGEGEDFNTFPCDFQNLAFCGSQVGNWATNIWYNWPVSQAAIRVKYNINDELYAQIGAYNQNPSQLEHGNGFKLSGSGTKGTVLPVELVWSPKVNSLPGEYRVGYYKSTADADDVREDVNGFDAATTGDAYKTHSSKSGYWFVAQQQLTSHNGDASRGLNIAANATFHDKETNFIDNYQSVMFVYKGPFDARPKDDVGIGAARIHVNDDVKKNAELLNVSNGVSDYDNPVFSPIRETEYNYEINYGFHVTNWLTVRPNLQYITHPGGVDEVDNALVAGLKIQSTF; encoded by the coding sequence ATGAAAATGAAACACGTCAATGCCCGGTTGATCTGCCAAGTGTCAGCTGCGGCGGCATTGGTGCTGGCCGGTAATGCAATGGCTGCCGATGCCTTCAGTTCCGATTCCAAATGGATGACCGGCGACTGGGGTGGCGAGCGGACCAAGCTGATCGAGCAAGGTATCGACATCAAGGCCGACTACGTTGGCGAAGTCGGAGGCAACCTGAACGGTGGCTACAACGACGACAAGACCGCGCGTTACGCCGACCAGTTTGGCCTGGGCGTGGCACTGGATCTGCAAAAACTGTGGGGCTGGGATAACACCCAGGCCAAGATCCAGCTGACCAACCGTAACGGCTACAACATCTCCAACGACCGTGTGGGCGATCCGCGTGCCGGTACCTTGAGCTCGTCTCAGGAAGTCTACGGTCGTGGCCACATGGTGCGTCTGACCCAGTTGTGGATTCAGCACCAGTTCTTCGACAACAAGCTCGACGTCAAGGCCGGTTACTTCGGTGAAGGCGAAGACTTCAACACCTTCCCGTGCGACTTCCAGAACCTGGCGTTCTGCGGTTCCCAAGTGGGTAACTGGGCGACCAACATCTGGTACAACTGGCCTGTCAGCCAGGCCGCGATCCGCGTGAAGTACAACATCAACGACGAGCTCTACGCGCAGATCGGTGCGTACAACCAGAACCCGTCGCAGCTGGAACACGGCAACGGCTTCAAGCTCAGCGGCAGCGGCACCAAAGGTACCGTTCTTCCGGTTGAATTGGTCTGGTCGCCGAAGGTCAACAGCCTGCCTGGCGAATACCGTGTCGGTTACTACAAGAGTACGGCCGATGCCGACGACGTTCGTGAAGACGTCAACGGTTTCGACGCCGCCACCACTGGCGATGCTTATAAGACCCACAGCAGCAAAAGCGGCTACTGGTTCGTGGCGCAACAGCAACTCACCAGCCACAACGGTGATGCCTCGCGCGGTCTGAACATCGCGGCCAACGCCACCTTCCACGACAAGGAGACCAACTTCATCGACAACTACCAGTCGGTGATGTTTGTCTACAAAGGCCCGTTCGACGCGCGTCCGAAGGATGACGTCGGTATCGGCGCGGCGCGTATCCACGTCAACGATGACGTGAAGAAAAATGCCGAGCTGCTGAACGTTTCCAACGGTGTTTCGGATTACGACAATCCGGTGTTCTCGCCGATTCGTGAAACCGAATACAACTACGAGATCAACTACGGCTTCCACGTCACCAACTGGCTGACCGTGCGTCCTAACCTGCAATACATCACTCACCCAGGCGGTGTGGATGAAGTGGACAACGCTCTGGTCGCGGGCCTGAAAATTCAGTCTACGTTCTAA
- a CDS encoding D-hexose-6-phosphate mutarotase: protein MHEHPLQRFFKSLREQPVFAWERYQMRDVLVIDHPLCQAVFSRQGAQLLHFQPRGQKPWLWCATKWPHVGAIRGGVPVCWPWYGRHPSENAWPSHGWARLLDWKLLDSSHAEDGVRLHWQLQLCDWQVDLHAHLGERMELRLSTEHQDDMPCQLSQALHAYWRIGDVGEIALSGLEGAQGYDQLNRQVCQQEGELRVDGGCQRVFQHDGELQLKDHAWQRELCIDTGDSGDTVVWHPGSRPLLGVSWDEVTEFVCVEAAAGGTDSLHLAPGEKAHLSLQAWAAA from the coding sequence ATGCATGAGCATCCGCTACAACGCTTCTTCAAATCCCTGCGTGAACAACCGGTGTTCGCCTGGGAGCGCTATCAGATGCGCGACGTGTTGGTGATCGATCACCCGCTGTGTCAGGCGGTGTTCAGTCGTCAGGGTGCGCAGTTGCTGCACTTTCAGCCACGCGGGCAGAAACCGTGGTTGTGGTGTGCGACGAAGTGGCCGCATGTTGGTGCCATTCGTGGTGGTGTGCCGGTGTGCTGGCCGTGGTATGGCCGCCATCCGAGCGAAAACGCATGGCCGTCCCATGGCTGGGCGCGTTTGCTTGACTGGAAACTGCTCGACAGCAGCCATGCCGAAGACGGTGTACGCCTGCACTGGCAATTACAGCTGTGCGACTGGCAGGTTGATCTGCACGCGCACCTTGGCGAACGCATGGAATTACGCCTGAGCACCGAGCATCAGGACGACATGCCGTGCCAGTTGAGTCAGGCTTTGCACGCTTACTGGCGTATTGGCGATGTCGGTGAGATAGCGCTGTCTGGGCTCGAAGGCGCGCAAGGTTATGACCAGTTGAACCGCCAGGTTTGTCAGCAGGAGGGCGAGTTGCGGGTCGATGGAGGCTGTCAGCGGGTATTCCAGCATGACGGCGAATTGCAGCTCAAGGATCACGCCTGGCAGCGCGAGTTGTGCATCGATACCGGTGACAGTGGCGATACGGTGGTGTGGCATCCGGGATCGCGGCCGTTGTTGGGCGTGAGTTGGGATGAGGTGACGGAGTTTGTGTGTGTGGAGGCGGCGGCGGGGGGCACTGACAGCCTGCATCTGGCGCCGGGGGAGAAGGCGCATTTGAGTTTGCAGGCGTGGGCAGCGGCCTGA
- a CDS encoding MurR/RpiR family transcriptional regulator produces MRNLLEQIQSRLEDLNKAERKVAEVILLNPQQATRFSIAALAQAAKVSEPTVNRFCRSFGVSGYPELKLQLAQSLASGAAYVSRAVEADDNPEAYTQKIFGSAIASLDSACQALDPNLVSRAVDLLIQARQIHFFGLGASAPVALDAQHKFFRFNLAVTAHADVLMQRMIASVAHTGELFVIISYTGRTRELVEVARIARENGASVLGLTAENSPLAKASTLSLNIPLPEDTDIYMPMTSRIIQLTVLDVLATGMTLRRGVDFQPHLRKIKESLNASRYPVGDEFN; encoded by the coding sequence GTGCGAAATTTACTGGAACAGATCCAGAGTCGCCTTGAAGACCTGAACAAGGCCGAACGCAAAGTCGCCGAGGTGATCCTGCTCAACCCGCAGCAGGCCACCCGCTTCAGCATCGCCGCCCTCGCCCAGGCAGCAAAGGTGAGCGAACCGACGGTCAACCGTTTCTGCCGTTCGTTCGGCGTCAGCGGTTACCCCGAGCTCAAGCTGCAACTGGCCCAGAGCCTGGCCAGTGGTGCGGCGTATGTCAGCCGCGCGGTCGAGGCCGACGACAATCCCGAGGCGTACACGCAAAAGATTTTCGGCAGCGCCATCGCGTCCTTGGACAGCGCTTGCCAGGCGCTGGACCCGAATCTGGTCAGCCGCGCCGTCGACCTGTTGATTCAGGCCCGTCAGATCCACTTCTTCGGCCTCGGCGCTTCGGCACCGGTGGCGCTGGATGCGCAGCACAAGTTCTTCCGTTTCAACCTGGCGGTGACGGCGCATGCCGATGTGCTGATGCAGCGGATGATTGCTTCAGTGGCGCACACCGGCGAGTTGTTCGTGATCATTTCCTACACCGGCCGCACCCGTGAGCTGGTGGAAGTGGCGCGTATCGCTCGCGAGAACGGTGCTTCGGTGCTGGGGCTGACGGCGGAGAATTCGCCACTGGCCAAGGCCAGTACGTTGAGCCTGAATATTCCGCTGCCGGAAGACACCGACATTTATATGCCGATGACCTCGCGGATCATTCAGTTGACCGTGCTGGATGTGCTGGCGACGGGGATGACGCTACGTCGCGGGGTGGATTTCCAGCCGCATCTGCGCAAGATCAAAGAGAGCTTGAATGCGAGCCGGTATCCGGTGGGGGACGAGTTCAACTGA